The Paucidesulfovibrio gracilis DSM 16080 genome segment CGGCCCAGAGCAGACGCGGCAGCCCCCCGCCGTCCGCCCCCGCGACCCGGCGCAACGTGCGCCGCACGAACACACCGGTGAGACCGGTCACGTCCAACAGACGGTACACGAGATACGCGTTGCAAAACAGCAGCAATAGCGGCAAACGCTTCCAAAGGTAGGCAAGGGGTTCTGCAAGATATTCCACGTTCACACTCCCGGGGCACGGTAGATTCGACCCGGTCCGGATGTCAACGCGAAACGGCCAAACGCAGGCGTTCCAAGGTTTCCCGCAATTCTTCCATATTCACTGGTTTGGAAAGGTACGCATCCATACCAGCGGCAAGAAACGCCTCCCGGTCGCCGGACATGGCATGGGCCGTAAGCGCCACCATGGGCGGCACCTGCGAGGCGTCAAGACGGGAATGCAGTTCACTGACCACCTCCAGTCCGCTTTTGTCCGGCATCTGGATATCCAGGACCGCACAGTCGAATCCGCCCCGCAGCAACTCCCGCAACGCCTCGGCGCCACATTCCACGGCAACGCAGGTATGGCCCATCCGTTCGAGCATCCGTCTGACCATAATCCGTCCAACGCGGTCATCCTCGGCAAACAATACCCGCAACGGCCGACACTCGCCCCCGTTCTTCGGAAGCGACCCGACCGCCGGTTGTTCGCCCTGCGCCACTTCGAACCGCAGGGAAAAGCAGATGTCCGAACCCCGCCCCTGCTCCGTGTCGATATTCAACGCTCCCCCCATGAGGCGCACCAACCGGCGAACAATGGCCAGGCCCAGCCCGGCTCCGCCATACCGCCGCGTATAGGAGCCGTCCGCCTGGGTGAACGGTTCAAAGATATCGCGCAACCGGTCATCGGGAATGCCGATGCCCGTATCCCGGACCTGGAACAGTAACCGGACCATGCCCGGGGCTTCCTTAGAAGGCAGCCGTCCCACCCACAACGCCACTTCGCCGGAATCGGTAAACTTCATGGCGTTGCCGAGAAGATTAAAAAGGATTTGGCGCAACCGCCCCTCGTCGCCGCGTAGGGAATCAGGAACATCCGGCGAAATTCGCCAGGAAAGGCCTACCCCGCGCCGAACCGCCTCATGCTCGAACACGGACCGCACGGAATCCAGCGTCTTGGCCAAGGAAAATACGCGGGGACACAGTTCCGCAGCTCCGGCTTCGATTTGGGAAAGGTCCAGAATGTCGTTGATCAGGGACACCAACCCGCGTCCGCACTCCAAGGCCGTGTCGATCATTTCCGCAGCCTCGGGCGGCTGTTCCGACCCGCCCAGCAATTGCAACATGCCGAGCACTCCGTTCAACGGCGTACGGATTTCATGACTCATATTGGCCAAAAATTCGCTTTTGGCGCGGCTGGCGGCTTCTGCGGCCTCCTTGGCGAACACCAGGCGGTCATCCATGCGCTTGCGCTCATCAATATTCCGGGCCAACCCCACCACGCCCACGACTTCACCCTTCTCATCCAGCATGCTGCGGGTGACCACCTCCACCCAGAGCGTGGTGCCGTCCTTGCGCCGCATTTCCAAATCCACGCGGTTGACCAGGTCCGTTTCCCCTCTGGTGAGAGCGTTCTGCCGCCGGGTCTGGGCCTCGCGCACGGTACGCAGTGCCTCCGGGGTCAATACCGCCTCCATGGACATGGCCAATACCTCGGCCACGCTGTACCCCAACAGCCGCTGCACGCTGGGGCTGACATACGAAAATTGCAAATCAATGCCCGCCAGGAAGATCACGTCCTCCACGTTCTCCGCCAGCAGGCGGTACTGGCGTTCACGACGGGCCAGCCGTTCCTCGGCCCGCTTTTGTTCGGTGAGGTCGCGCACGGCCGTGACCCGCACCGGCTTCCCCCGATATTGGAACATCCGGCCCTGAAACTGCGCCGGAAACCTGGAGCCGTCCTTGCGCACGCCCACGGCCTCGTAGGGGTGTTCGTACCCGGAAAGCATATTCTCACGCACGATGTGGCAGGTATCTTCGGAAATCACATCCGTTCCGAAGATACCGATCAATTCGTCATAGCGGTAGCCGAACATGTCGCTGGCCGCCTGATTGGTCTCCACGCAGACACCGTTTTCAGAAATAAAAATAGCCTCGAACGTTGCCGAGGCCAGGGCATGATGCTTTTCCTCACTTTCGCGCAGGGCTTTTTCCGCAGAAACTCGATCGCTCACATCCAGGCAGGACACTGCGGCCCCGCAGACATTCCCCTGGGCATCCCGCACGGGCCTGCTGTTCAGGGAAAGCCAGGAGGGCGGACCGTTTTCGCGCCGTACCCCGATGATCTGATCGTATACGGGACGCCCGGTATGCAGCGTCACTTCCGAGGGATGCTCGCCCGGAGCCAGAGGAACACCGTGTTCATCCGTGGTGGGCCAGACGCGGCTGGTCGTGGAATGCCCCAATGCCTCCATCGCGGAAACACCGATCAGACGTTCGGCGCCTTTGCTCCAAAAGACCACCTGGCCTTGGGCATTGAAAAGGATCACGCCCTCGGCAATGGAATCCACGATCAAACGAAGCCGTTCCCGGCTTTCCCGCAGGGCCGCCTCAGCCTCCAGCCGGTCGGTCACGTCCCTGGCCACGGTGTGCAGATGGGGTTCACTGCCGATCATGACCCGGGTGTTGCGAAATTCCACCATCACCTTGGTGCCGTCCTTGCGCAGCAACGGTCCCTGGCTGACCAAGTCTTCCCCGTTCATAATCCGATGGAAATAATCCGTATACACACGCTGGTCTGATGGGGCGTGCAGGTCCGGAACCCGCATGCTGAGCAACGCTTCCCGGGAATAGCCCGTGAGCCGGGCCGCGGATTCATTGACCATGGCAAAACCGGCGTCCGAACGCACCAGAAACACGGCGTCCAGCGAGCCTTCAAAAACCACTTCCAGAGCGTCACGCTCACGGCGCCGCTCTTCCTCCAGCCGCACATGGTCGGTGATGTCGTGGATAACGCCGAGAACCAGCAACTCCCCACTGCGAGGATGCTCCCAGCGGGACTTAACGGTGCGCATGCGGTGGGTAACGCCCGCAACAGTGACGTTTTCCTCCACAACACGGGTGCGGCCCGTGCGCAGCACTTCGTCGTCACCCTCCCAAAAAACAGCCACCTCCTCGGGCGGAAAGAACGCGTCATCACGTCGCCCGGCCATTTGTTCGGGATCCAGTTTCGTAAGGTCGGCAAACGCCTTATTGCAATACACCCAGCGGTGTTCGCTGTCTTTGATGAAAATGGGATCGGCCAGCCCATCCAGCATGCCGTCAAACGGCGTGGGCATGCCCGCGCTGGCCTCCAGCTCGGCAATACGTCGTTGCGCTGCTTCAAGCTCCCGGAGCAGTTGCGCTCGGGATTTTCCCTCCGGCTCGTTCATCCCCGGCATCTCCCTCCAGCCCCCCTCCGGCCTTTGGCGGGTCGTCGTCCACAGATGATTTTTTCCAGTTTGAGCACCCTACCATGCCGCCGGGAAAAAACAAAGATGTCCGAACGGCTCCACAACAATCGCCTGGGAATCGGCTGGCTCCGCTGCCGTGGCCCTTGCATCGGGAGGGTACGAATTCTATGACAAATTTCGATTTCCCCAGAGACCGGCCACACTGGTTTCCATCCTCGGTCAGTTACGGTATGAAGACTCAATCATGCCTGAATTCATTCATCTGCACGTTCATACCGAATACAGCCTTCTGGACGGAGCCATCCGGCTAAAGGATCTTTTCCAGCGCGCCAAAGACCTGGGCATGCCCGCCGTATCCATCACGGACCACGGCAACATGTACGGGGCCGTGACCTTTTACTCCGAAGCCAAGGCCATGGGGCTTAAGCCCATCATCGGCTGCGAGGTCTACGTGGCCCCGGGAAGCCTGCACGAAAAAAATGCCCAAAACAGCGGCGCGTACCACCTGCTGCTGCTGGCCAAAAACCTGCGCGGCTATAAAAATCTGATCCAGCTCGTGTCCACGTCCTGGGTGGACGGCTTTTACTACAAACCCCGCGTGGACAAGGAACTGCTGCGCCAACACAGCGACGGGCTGGTGGCCACCTCCGCCTGCCTGGGCGGGGAGGTCTGCCAGGCGCTGCTTAAGCAGGGGCAGGAAGCGGGCGAGGCCGTGGCCCGGGAATACGCGGACATCTTTCCCGGCGAATTCTACCTGGAAGTGCAGGCCAACGGCATGGCCGAACAGAACAAGGCCAACCGCATGCTCATCAAGGCCGCGGAAAACACCGGTCTGCCCCTGGTGGCCACCAACGACTGCCATTACCTGACCCAGGACGACGCCGAAGCCCACGACCTGCTGCTCTGCATCCAGACCCAGGCCACCATCCATGACGAAAAACGCATGCGCATGGGCACGGATCAGCTCTATTTCAAGACGCCCGAAGAAATGGAAGCGGCCTTCAGCCACGTACCCGAAGCCATTGCCAACACCCAGCGCATCGCGGAAAAATGCAACCTGGAAATCGAACTGGGCAACTACTCCTTCCCAGTCTACGAACTGC includes the following:
- a CDS encoding PAS domain-containing hybrid sensor histidine kinase/response regulator produces the protein MNEPEGKSRAQLLRELEAAQRRIAELEASAGMPTPFDGMLDGLADPIFIKDSEHRWVYCNKAFADLTKLDPEQMAGRRDDAFFPPEEVAVFWEGDDEVLRTGRTRVVEENVTVAGVTHRMRTVKSRWEHPRSGELLVLGVIHDITDHVRLEEERRRERDALEVVFEGSLDAVFLVRSDAGFAMVNESAARLTGYSREALLSMRVPDLHAPSDQRVYTDYFHRIMNGEDLVSQGPLLRKDGTKVMVEFRNTRVMIGSEPHLHTVARDVTDRLEAEAALRESRERLRLIVDSIAEGVILFNAQGQVVFWSKGAERLIGVSAMEALGHSTTSRVWPTTDEHGVPLAPGEHPSEVTLHTGRPVYDQIIGVRRENGPPSWLSLNSRPVRDAQGNVCGAAVSCLDVSDRVSAEKALRESEEKHHALASATFEAIFISENGVCVETNQAASDMFGYRYDELIGIFGTDVISEDTCHIVRENMLSGYEHPYEAVGVRKDGSRFPAQFQGRMFQYRGKPVRVTAVRDLTEQKRAEERLARRERQYRLLAENVEDVIFLAGIDLQFSYVSPSVQRLLGYSVAEVLAMSMEAVLTPEALRTVREAQTRRQNALTRGETDLVNRVDLEMRRKDGTTLWVEVVTRSMLDEKGEVVGVVGLARNIDERKRMDDRLVFAKEAAEAASRAKSEFLANMSHEIRTPLNGVLGMLQLLGGSEQPPEAAEMIDTALECGRGLVSLINDILDLSQIEAGAAELCPRVFSLAKTLDSVRSVFEHEAVRRGVGLSWRISPDVPDSLRGDEGRLRQILFNLLGNAMKFTDSGEVALWVGRLPSKEAPGMVRLLFQVRDTGIGIPDDRLRDIFEPFTQADGSYTRRYGGAGLGLAIVRRLVRLMGGALNIDTEQGRGSDICFSLRFEVAQGEQPAVGSLPKNGGECRPLRVLFAEDDRVGRIMVRRMLERMGHTCVAVECGAEALRELLRGGFDCAVLDIQMPDKSGLEVVSELHSRLDASQVPPMVALTAHAMSGDREAFLAAGMDAYLSKPVNMEELRETLERLRLAVSR